A stretch of DNA from Drosophila virilis strain 15010-1051.87 chromosome 5, Dvir_AGI_RSII-ME, whole genome shotgun sequence:
aataGGTTGACGCGGCTTAAATCTAATAATCTCCATATACAAAAGTTTCCCCctataacaacaattatagttaattatattaatcgattctctctctctctccctctctggcTCTTCATAGCGAATTTCTGTTCCTGCTCTCCACGCCAAAAGTGTCCCAGACGAATCCCAAGTGCGTTGTCAAGCCGGACATTGTCTGCGATCGTTCGCCAgcgttaattaaatttgcgcTAATCGACTCGGCGCAAGGTAGGGTATTAAGCAAGCCAATCTCTTGCTGTTCCAATAACACATTTGTCCAACTCTTGCAGAGAAGGCCAAAGTCAAGGAGATTCGCTTCAATAGCGAAAATCTGAATACCCTGgaactgctgcagctgtgcaaCAAGCACGTGTCCGCATTAGCCCCGCCCGAGGAAGTTGCCAACAAGGTGCTGACGAAGGCAGAGAAACAGAAATTGGGCGGCGGTGGCAAAAAGGTGATCAAAAAGAAGTAACTAGATACCACACGATAAGCGCGCGACTCGCACTTGCTGCCCGTCATCATGGTGCGGAAACACAGGGGCACTCTGGCCGTCATTGAACAGATCTATCAGGACATACCCGCTTTCACCGATATCTTTACGGAGGAGAGCTTCTACACGTTCGCCTTCTGTTTTGTCTGTGCCACCGTTCTGGTGGCATTTATACTATCGCGCTTTATCACCATCAAGCCCGTTGATTTCTGAACCAGCATTAAAAACTTAAGCTTTAACATGTAAAACACTCCACTCCATTGTCTTTTCTCTGCACGACTGACCCAAAAGGGCAGAGGCGATGGGGCCCAGCGATGCGGCTACTTGGCTGTGCCTGTGGCCTGCCGAAAAACCAGTTTGGGGCATCCTTTTCATACGCTACCAACGGACATTGGAAGTTTGTCAGCAAATGTGTGACGCACTGAAGGCGACAGGCCATAAAGTATCTAAATTATTTATCCAACTTACATACTGTCTTTCGGTTTCTTAGTATATGTTCTGGTTTCTTCTAAGGAGTAACTTGAAGGTAGCAAtctattatatcatatagatccTTTATAAGCAAAGTGTttataacataaaaatattattcagTACCAACAGGCTACATGCTTAGTCCCGAAAATGATCAGTTTCTGTCATTGACATGGCAACAAATACAGAAAAATTCGATCTTCATAATATacacaattatttttgtttctttttaatgTATATCCCAGCCCAAACGTATTGATAAATATTGGACTCTTAATCTTTTGGCAACGGCTTATCCACATTGCTGATTTAAGTTCAAGAAACtagaaattataattatattttaactCAAGGATTTCTTTAGCCCGATTTCTATTGGATTCTCTGGAACTCCAAAATTGTAGGTTAAGGGCCAAAACTAGAAAATTCCGACGTATATATTCTGGTATATTATAATTtctgaaattgaatttgttataTGAAGGATTCCAGGCCTGTAAGGGTATCTAGAGTTCAGCATATGAAGAAAGCGGCTTtctcttattttgttttttgtttgttgcaacTTTTGCTTTGGCAAACCGGAAAATCATCTGCTTTGGTTGCAGTCAGCCGAAATAAGCTGTGTCATAGGCTGGGGCGGCATGGTGGGAGGGGGGACTCGAGAGACACAGCCTTATAATTGCATTGATTGCGTCTGTCTAGGGAGGAGATGTGGGGGCGGGGCACAGGGCACAGCTACATAATTGCAACGACTGCAACACGTAATTGGTAACGCATATAATTGGGCTTGGAACAAGGAGGTCATGCAGGAACTTGGAACTGGTCACACTGGCAGTGTGAAGCTTTTCGATAAATGCccttaaatacatacatacacatacatatgtatgtaataaaTAGTGTGGCAGTGCCTAAGGGTTAAACAGGTGTTTGCCTTGCGATAAATAGAGCAGAGCCAAACAAGAAGACGCAACAcgaagaaaaacacaaaatttcactttcgttttgctgtttgccttttccttttcgcacacacacacaaacaccgATAGAGTGAGAGAGTGGGGGGGAGTATAGCGGTGTGAGTGGCTAACTGAAAATTCAAGCGCCCGCCGCCCCCTCCAAAAATGCAGTTGCCGCTCGCGTATGCAAAATACAAAGCTTCGAGTTGAACTTTTAAAATGGCGGGcgaaatgtgtgtgcgtgtgtgtgtgcgtgtgcgacGAGTGCAAAAGCAATGCATATCGATTCAAATTGCTGCagataaaaacaacaaactgtTGAGATGCAGTCTGCAAATTTGGTGAAAGCTGTTACAGCACACACTTTTATAACGGTTAAAGCATACATGCTTACACATGTAtagttgtatgtgtgtgtgtgtgtgtgtgtgtgtgtgtgtgtgtgcttgtgtgcagCTTTGATAACTTgtgttttatatacatacacatatatatgtatgtatgtagacaATGTCGTCATTCAAGTTCAATGTCAGACTAGAAGCTGAAAAAGCTCCTCACTTCGTTTTCATGAGTGCTTCAATATTATTTGTCAAATATTGCGTGGGTTTAGCCACGTCGGCCATATTGAAAATTGTCTTGCCCCACACCCCCACCACTTCGACGTTGCCATCATCAAATTGAAGTTTGAGGCTGTTTGCATAACCCAACGAAATAGCGCCAGACTTGTGGTTGGGGCTGCCAGTGAAAGTGTCCATATAACAAGTGGCAACCCCATTCATGTACAGTTAAAGGCAATAGATACCTATACAAGCGCACTTTTGGCAAT
This window harbors:
- the mRpL53 gene encoding large ribosomal subunit protein mL53 isoform X1; this translates as MSVPFSGTLSRSGGIVSAIGKQLKSVNLKGVKRITVQFDPFAENVKSTREFLFLLSTPKVSQTNPKCVVKPDIVCDRSPALIKFALIDSAQEKAKVKEIRFNSENLNTLELLQLCNKHVSALAPPEEVANKVLTKAEKQKLGGGGKKVIKKK
- the mRpL53 gene encoding uncharacterized protein mRpL53 isoform X2, with the translated sequence MRIATHMVKIFTKQNEFLFLLSTPKVSQTNPKCVVKPDIVCDRSPALIKFALIDSAQEKAKVKEIRFNSENLNTLELLQLCNKHVSALAPPEEVANKVLTKAEKQKLGGGGKKVIKKK
- the LOC6624787 gene encoding uncharacterized protein gives rise to the protein MVRKHRGTLAVIEQIYQDIPAFTDIFTEESFYTFAFCFVCATVLVAFILSRFITIKPVDF